The Paenibacillus macerans genome includes a window with the following:
- a CDS encoding ABC transporter substrate-binding protein, protein MRTAVRRVCRRPAKQEAQTSTLKVMVWDESYFFSQYGDMFAMKNPNIEIEVANTQSIYNDEEKDYDKAFAKFVEKEQPDIILLNSNKNYEKFASEGKLMDLDTLIAKDKYDISTIYPALIDLLKEKGGGKLYGLASSFNVNAIYYNADLFAKYGVEAAA, encoded by the coding sequence ATGCGGACTGCTGTTCGCCGGGTGTGCCGGCGGCCTGCCAAGCAGGAGGCGCAGACTTCTACGCTGAAGGTCATGGTCTGGGACGAAAGTTATTTTTTCAGCCAATATGGCGACATGTTTGCGATGAAGAATCCGAATATCGAAATTGAAGTAGCTAACACGCAAAGCATTTATAACGACGAGGAAAAGGACTACGACAAGGCGTTTGCCAAATTCGTGGAAAAGGAACAGCCGGATATCATACTGCTGAACTCCAACAAAAATTACGAAAAATTCGCATCCGAAGGCAAATTAATGGATTTGGATACGCTCATCGCCAAGGATAAATACGATATCTCGACGATTTATCCGGCGCTGATCGACCTGCTAAAGGAAAAAGGCGGCGGGAAGCTGTACGGGCTGGCTTCATCTTTTAATGTGAATGCAATTTATTATAATGCCGATCTGTTTGCTAAATATGGAGTTGAGGCCGCCGCATGA